The following DNA comes from Mya arenaria isolate MELC-2E11 chromosome 11, ASM2691426v1.
aagttttatttattgactGCAGCTGCTTTCAGATTTAGCATTACCCTAAATATAAGTGCAATAttggaataaaacaaattgtgcaaaccaaaaatgatattttatatctgcgttttgttcattaaaattatatttgttgtatAATTACAGGAATGGGTTTTCAAATGATAAGAGCGACTCTAGATTCCCTGTTGGAAAATCTTAAAGAAATAGATGAACAAGTCGAGCAAGGAAAAGATGAGCCAAGTAAATACCTTGTAGCAACACTGCCTTggtttaaattataatagcaaaattaaacagttaaattaaaatgtacatCTGGCCCAAATGTTTTGCAGATCGTTTAAGTCATTATAAGTCCATTATTTATTAAACTGATAAAAACATCCTTTTATTTATGTAAGCTTCTAGTTTTGAGaaattttaagacattttaaaGAAGTCATATTTAAGGCAATCACGATAAACtctttttatgttgaaaaatcTACATTAAGTAACAAATTTGGCTAATAGCGTTTGAAAAAATGGACCCTTTTCTACGCTTGACTCACTCACTAAGTGTATCAAACAAATCAGGCTTCATCAACCATAATATGAGTCAAACCTTATAAATACACTATACAGTACGACACCTTTAGCGTCTATATATGTATCATGGCACGCATGAGATCGTTTCTTAGGCAattcatacataaaattatgctatttatttcaaaatgatattgatGTTTAAAGCGGGGACCGATAGCGAGAAACCAGATGGAACTGAACGGCCTGACAGCAATATGCCTGATGACGTCAATGATGGCGTTCAATCAAACGGCGAAGTGTCTAATAGTGACCGTACCGGAACCCAAACGACCACCGATCTTCCTGATGCTACCACCAGTGGTAGTCAATCTAATGGCGAAGTGTCTGATGGTGACAGTGGCGGAACCCAAACGACCACCGAACTTCCTGATGCTACCACCAGTGGTAGTCAATCTAATGGCGAAGTGTCTGATGATGACAGGGGCGGAACCCAAACGACCACCGATCTTCCTGATGCTACCACCAGTGGTAGTCAATTTAATGGCGAAGTGTCTGATGGTGACAGTGGCGGAACCCAAACGACCACCGAACTTCCTGATGCTACCACCAGTGGTAGTCAATCTAATGGCGAAATGCCCAAATCGCCCGATCAACGTCTGGTTTCATCAAGTGGGAACCTTGATGTGGAAAAGAAGCGTGTCCTTTTGCTGGAAAGGAATTTGCTGGAGGAGCTCGTGAAGAACAAGCTAAAGGATTTGTTAGTCGAGTAAAACAAACCAAAATGACATTCTAACTG
Coding sequences within:
- the LOC128207346 gene encoding uncharacterized protein LOC128207346, which translates into the protein MDTSFVLMMMMIAVVGMATETSAMISRERFLDSTSRQRGELPLNRLSADKTKLQENNGRPMLHIVRILNELANHEEGIAETTHDIVELVASLLLPDNEIREFVDGVKHRAIEIISEHGGLLPDTDEDDEETEITRMLNAFNPNANTVMGGIGEAEGEGQGIVGKLEMLGMGFQMIRATLDSLLENLKEIDEQVEQGKDEPTGTDSEKPDGTERPDSNMPDDVNDGVQSNGEVSNSDRTGTQTTTDLPDATTSGSQSNGEVSDGDSGGTQTTTELPDATTSGSQSNGEVSDDDRGGTQTTTDLPDATTSGSQFNGEVSDGDSGGTQTTTELPDATTSGSQSNGEMPKSPDQRLVSSSGNLDVEKKRVLLLERNLLEELVKNKLKDLLVE